In Massilia sp. METH4, the genomic window GGCTTTTGCCGGACTATATGCGCGCCCAGCTTTCAATTCGCTTTCAGAGCCCGGCAGCCGTCACGCGGGCCGGGGCCGGCCTTTCCGCCGCGCCGCGTTTGCGCTTACACTGGCGCGATGAGAATCCTGTTAGTCGAAGACCATGTCGAGCTGTCGCACTGGGTGTCCAAGGCGCTGCGCGACGCCAACCTCACCGTCGAATGCGCCGCCAACGGCGCCGATGCCGACACGCTGCTGCACACCCAGGACTACGCGCTGGTGATCCTGGACCTGACCCTGCCGCGCATGGATGGGCTGGACGTGCTGCGCCGCCTGCGCGCCCGCGGCGGCAGCCGCGGCGGCACGCCGGTGCTGATCCTCACCGCGCGCGGCAATCTCGAAGACCGGGTGCAGGGCTTGAACGAGGGCGCCGACGACTACCTGGCCAAGCCGTTCGAGCTGGCCGAGCTGGAGGCGCGCGTGAAGGCGCTGCTGCGCCGGCGCAGCGGCAACGAGGCGCTGGTGCACCGCTGCGGGCAGCTGAGCTTCGACACCATTTCGCGCATGTTTTCCTATTGCGGCGAACCGCTGGCGCTCACGCCGCGCGAGCACGCGGTACTCGAGGCGCTGATATCCCGGCCGGGCCGCGCACTGTCGAAGGAAAAGCTGTTCCAGGAAGTGTTCGCGCTGGAGGACGACGTCAACATCGACGCCATCGAGCTGTA contains:
- a CDS encoding response regulator, whose protein sequence is MRILLVEDHVELSHWVSKALRDANLTVECAANGADADTLLHTQDYALVILDLTLPRMDGLDVLRRLRARGGSRGGTPVLILTARGNLEDRVQGLNEGADDYLAKPFELAELEARVKALLRRRSGNEALVHRCGQLSFDTISRMFSYCGEPLALTPREHAVLEALISRPGRALSKEKLFQEVFALEDDVNIDAIELYVHRIRKKLERRPDGGAAIVTLRGIGYLMQEKPA